In Brassica rapa cultivar Chiifu-401-42 chromosome A06, CAAS_Brap_v3.01, whole genome shotgun sequence, a single window of DNA contains:
- the LOC103873811 gene encoding probable serine/threonine-protein kinase PIX7: MTPSGGGVEEPATASDAEGSALVIIGVKPDEWSREVLTWSLVNVARPGDRIVALHVLDYSLEGSTSLVSLVRTFDTMLGVYESFCNLKQVDLKLKVFRGKSARKVLVQEVKSSGATSLIVGSSKRHHTIRSSASLAKYCARNLAKDVSVFAVKSGKIMFRRVPSNNDGPHMIVPCGSPNVAIEAAKIVNSFSPARTSSRWSTKPSRTSSLQSTESSGVDNSLALVPVQTNETESGQGWHFFRGFYGKRSSWTKVSAKRAVLQWVSRLRGRNSEAVAYLDRKRSDSGCDEDCSSSVDGEDVSVSRSGSEHMLSPLSPCLGSDNVPEELEGLHEKYSSTCRLFTYDEVVTITSNFASDNLIGEGGNSYVYRGDLSDGRELAVKALKPCLDVLKEFILEIEVVTSVHHKNIVSLFGFCFENNNLMLVYDYVPRGSLEENLHGNRKDAATFGWLERYKVAVGVAEALDYLHNTHDPEVIHRDVKSSNILLADDFEPQLSDFGFASLASSAAQHVSCGGIAGTFGYLAPEYFMHGKVTDKIDVYAFGVVLLELISGRKPICVDQSKGQESLVMWANPILESGKFAQLLDPSLEADDSSNDLIEKLLLAATLCIKRAPHDRPQIGLVVKILQGDEDATEWGKQQVKASEDATAYLTNIESHINLALLDLEDDAASDSSPEASSISVEDYLKGRWSRTASFSFN; encoded by the exons ATGACACCTAGCGGAGGAGGAGTGGAAGAACCGGCGACGGCGTCAGATGCGGAGGGTTCGGCGTTAGTGATAATCGGGGTGAAGCCCGACGAATGGAGCCGAGAGGTGCTAACGTGGTCTTTAGTGAATGTAGCTCGTCCCGGAGATCGAATCGTTGCTCTTCACGTTCTCGACTACTCTCTCG AAGGCTCAACGTCGCTTGTTTCGCTGGTTAGGACTTTCGACACTATGCTTGGTGTCTATGAAAGCTTCTGCAACTTAAAACAG GTGGATTTAAAGTTAAAGGTTTTCAGAGGGAAGTCAGCGAGGAAAGTTCTTGTTCAGGAGGTGAAATCCTCCGGAGCTACAAGTTTAATCGTAGGTTCTTCGAAGAGACATCATACGATCCGTTCTTCAGCTTCCTTAGCTAAGTACTGTGCGAGGAATCTTGCCAAGGATGTCTCTGTTTTCGCTGTTAAGAGTGGCAAGATTATGTTCCGGAGGGTGCCTAGTAACAATG ATGGACCACACATGATTGTTCCCTGTGGATCACCCAACGTTGCTATTGAAGCGGCAAAGATTGTGAACAGCTTTAGCCCTGCAAGGACGAGCTCACGCTGGAGTACAAAACCTAGTCGCACTTCATCATTACAGTCTACTGAAAGCTCAGGTGTAGACAATTCCTTGGCTTTAGTGCCAGTACAAACGAACGAGACTGAGTCAGGACAAGGTTGGCATTTCTTCCGGGGGTTTTACGGTAAACGAAGTAGCTGGACCAAAGTCTCTGCTAAGAGGGCTGTGCTTCAGTGGGTTTCGAGGCTAAGGGGTCGAAACTCAGAAGCTGTAGCGTATCTTGACAGGAAACGGAGTGATTCTGGTTGTGATGAAGATTGCTCTTCTAGCGTCGACGGTGAAGACGTCTCCGTTTCACGATCTGGTTCTGAGCATATGCTGTCTCCTCTTTCTCCCTGCCTTGGATCAGACAACGTTCCGGAGGAGCTGGAGGGTCTACATGAAAAATACTCCTCCACGTGTAGATTGTTCACATACGATGAAGTTGTGACAATTACCTCAAACTTTGCATCCG ATAACTTGATTGGAGAAGGTGGTAATAGTTATGTTTATAGAGGAGACTTATCAGATGGGAGGGAACTGGCAGTCAAAGCATTGAAGCCTTGTCTGGATGTGTTGAAAGAGTTTATACTGGAAATTGAAGTCGTTACAAGTGTGCATCACAAGAATATAGTGTCACTCTTTGGTTTCTGTTTTGAGAACAATAATTTGATGCTGGTGTATGACTATGTACCACGAGGAAGCCTTGAAGAAAACCTGCATG GTAATAGAAAGGATGCCGCCACCTTTGGCTGGCTGGAGAGATATAAAGTGGCAGTGGGTGTTGCAGAGGCGTTAGACTATCTACATAATACTCATGATCCAGAAGTGATTCACCGGGATGTCAAATCTTCTAATATTCTTCTGGCAGATGATTTTGAGCCACAG CTCTCAGATTTCGGATTTGCCAGCCTGGCTTCAAGTGCTGCACAGCATGTGTCATGTGGGGGTATTGCGGGAACATTTGG TTACCTAGCACCAGAATACTTCATGCACGGTAAAGTAACCGACAAGATTGATGTCTATGCGTTTGGTGTTGTATTGCTCGAGCTCATATCGGGTAGAAAACCAATTTGCGTTGACCAATCTAAAGGCCAGGAGAGCCTTGTCATGTGG GCAAATCCAATCCTAGAGAGTGGCAAGTTTGCTCAGTTACTGGATCCAAGTCTAGAAGCTGATGATAGCAGTAATGATCTAATCGAGAAGCTTTTGTTAGCTGCTACACTATGCATTAAACGCGCACCTCATGACCGTCCACAAATTGGCCTC GTGGTAAAGATATTACAAGGCGATGAAGATGCAACGGAATGGGGAAAGCAACAAGTAAAAGCCTCAGAAGATGCAACGGCGTACTTGACAAACATAGAATCACACATAAACCTTGCGTTGCTTGATTTGGAAGATGATGCAGCTTCCGATAGTAGCCCTGAAGCTAGTAGTATCTCCGTTGAGGACTACTTGAAAGGGAGATGGAGCCGCACTGCTAGCTTCAGCTTCaactaa